The proteins below come from a single bacterium genomic window:
- a CDS encoding amino acid permease, whose protein sequence is MKFAAQSAGSGGPAPKFGTFLGVYTPSTLTILGLIMYLRFGWVLGNLGLGITIVVVLIASSITLITGLSASALATNMRVGVGGEYFLISRSLGIELGGAIGIPLFLCRTLSITFYSFGLAESIVSLVTPAGQELSPALIQILAAGIVIATTAVSGRSAVVALKLQIPIMIAVALSLVALAVGVGTGGLRAPEWLPTYRTAPAGFWFVFAVFFPAVTGFTAGIGMSGDLKDPQRSIPRGTLLAVLTGTLVYLIVPVLLATTRRLGPADLASAGIGAWTQVAVLGAWLVYPGLWGAILSSAFGSALGGPRVLQALATDGLAPGIMARLSRTGQPMVATWVSGAIALAAVLLGGLNDVAKFVTILFLTLYVTINLSAAFEKLAGDPSFRPTIRVPWFVSLLGSLGAVVVMFLISPVACVAALTLELALYLFLRSRSMQKRWGDVRAGLWVALTRVALLQLRTHAKDPRNWRPHILLFVGDTTKRIGLVRLANWFNQNRGIVTACRLVEGDLDQLAPEVDRLHAEMDADLEQEGLQIFSEVNIVSDFESGAISVAQANGIAGLQSNTVMFGWPDKRDRQERLLRIMRSVARLKKSTIIARLNWAHEPGQERRIDIWWRGKQYNGDLMLLLTHLMMMNPQWRDARVVIRSIILDPNQSEARAAELTRLVTEIRIPAEAEVVVKPADQTVAEVIHQHSRKADMTFLGLMIPEPGAEAESVDRLIELASGLNTTIFVRNASEFSGELLG, encoded by the coding sequence ATGAAATTTGCTGCGCAGAGCGCGGGATCTGGCGGTCCGGCCCCCAAGTTCGGGACCTTTCTCGGCGTCTACACACCGAGCACCCTGACCATCCTCGGCTTGATCATGTATTTGCGCTTCGGCTGGGTGCTCGGCAATCTGGGACTCGGCATCACCATCGTGGTGGTGCTCATCGCCAGCAGCATCACCCTCATCACGGGCTTGAGCGCGTCAGCCCTGGCCACGAACATGCGGGTCGGGGTCGGCGGCGAATATTTCCTGATTTCCCGGAGCCTGGGCATCGAGCTGGGCGGAGCCATCGGCATTCCCCTCTTCCTGTGCCGGACCCTGAGCATCACCTTCTACAGTTTCGGTCTGGCCGAATCCATCGTCTCTCTGGTCACCCCCGCCGGCCAGGAGCTCTCCCCGGCCCTGATACAGATACTGGCCGCGGGCATCGTGATCGCCACCACGGCCGTTTCGGGCAGGAGCGCCGTCGTGGCCCTCAAACTCCAGATACCGATCATGATCGCGGTGGCACTCTCGCTGGTTGCCCTGGCCGTCGGCGTGGGCACCGGCGGGCTGCGGGCTCCGGAATGGCTGCCGACCTACAGGACCGCCCCGGCGGGGTTCTGGTTCGTGTTCGCGGTGTTCTTCCCGGCCGTGACGGGATTCACGGCCGGCATCGGCATGAGCGGCGATCTGAAGGATCCGCAGCGGTCCATTCCCCGTGGCACCTTGCTGGCCGTCCTGACCGGGACCCTGGTCTACCTGATCGTGCCGGTCCTGCTGGCGACGACCCGGCGCCTGGGCCCCGCGGATCTGGCCTCCGCCGGCATCGGCGCCTGGACGCAGGTGGCCGTGCTGGGGGCCTGGCTGGTGTACCCGGGACTGTGGGGAGCCATCCTGTCCTCGGCCTTCGGCAGCGCCCTGGGTGGGCCGCGCGTGTTGCAGGCCCTGGCCACGGACGGCCTCGCTCCGGGCATCATGGCCCGCCTGTCGCGCACCGGTCAGCCCATGGTGGCGACCTGGGTCAGCGGGGCCATCGCCCTGGCCGCGGTCCTGCTGGGCGGGCTGAACGACGTGGCCAAGTTCGTCACCATCCTGTTTTTGACCCTCTATGTGACGATCAACCTCAGTGCGGCCTTCGAAAAGCTGGCCGGCGATCCCTCCTTCCGTCCGACCATCAGGGTGCCCTGGTTCGTCTCCCTGCTGGGCTCGCTGGGGGCCGTGGTGGTCATGTTCCTGATCAGCCCCGTGGCCTGCGTCGCGGCCCTGACCCTCGAGCTGGCCCTGTACCTCTTCTTGCGCAGCCGGTCCATGCAGAAACGCTGGGGCGACGTGCGGGCGGGGCTGTGGGTGGCCCTGACGCGGGTGGCCCTGCTGCAGCTGCGCACGCACGCGAAGGATCCGCGCAACTGGCGGCCGCACATCCTGCTCTTCGTCGGGGACACGACCAAGCGGATCGGCCTGGTCCGCCTGGCCAACTGGTTCAACCAGAACCGGGGCATCGTCACGGCTTGCCGGCTGGTAGAGGGGGATCTGGACCAGCTGGCCCCCGAGGTGGACCGGCTGCACGCGGAAATGGACGCGGATCTCGAGCAGGAGGGGCTCCAGATCTTCAGCGAGGTCAACATCGTCTCCGATTTCGAGAGCGGGGCGATCAGCGTGGCCCAGGCCAACGGCATCGCGGGCCTGCAGTCCAACACGGTGATGTTCGGCTGGCCCGACAAGCGCGACCGCCAGGAACGGCTGCTGCGGATCATGCGCTCGGTGGCGCGCCTGAAGAAGAGCACCATCATCGCCCGGCTGAACTGGGCCCACGAACCGGGCCAGGAAAGACGCATCGACATCTGGTGGCGGGGCAAGCAGTACAACGGCGACCTGATGCTGCTGCTGACGCACCTGATGATGATGAACCCCCAGTGGCGGGACGCGCGCGTGGTGATCCGTTCGATCATCCTGGATCCGAACCAGAGCGAGGCCCGGGCCGCCGAGCTGACCAGGCTCGTGACCGAGATCCGCATCCCCGCCGAGGCCGAGGTCGTGGTCAAGCCGGCCGACCAGACCGTGGCCGAGGTCATCCACCAGCACAGCCGCAAGGCGGACATGACCTTCCTGGGCCTGATGATTCCCGAGCCCGGGGCCGAGGCCGAGAGCGTCGACCGCCTGATCGAGCTGGCCAGCGGCCTGAACACGACTATCTTCGTGCGCAACGCCAGCGAGTTCTCGGGAGAGCTGCTGGGCTGA
- a CDS encoding TonB-dependent receptor plug domain-containing protein, translating to MAVLLIGLTAALAPARADPDASSIYDMSLDELLNLEITVASKSTLTTRESPGIVTMITREEILDSGARDLLDVLRRVPGFEFGVDVQGVVGIGTRGLWGHEGKILLLIDGQEMNETLYSNLQFGNHYPLDSIERIEIIRGPGSAMYGGYAELGVIKVITSNGADIDGTRATLDYGRLVDSEARRSLSVSTGRSRGDLDYSVHGLLGEGVRSDRVYSDVWDTSYEMKDNAELDPLQLNFGLAYRNLQARVLYDRYSTTSRDFYDEAFTRPVRCDFTTLSASLSLEQELGGGVTVTPELSYKRQTPWHVDDVSADVLENDDYFAILAERLTARATARYRHSDTFDLSLGGEYMEDRAGGTPGEPVSLRYVFSDGGTEVKYHNIAGFAQAMFRTGAGNFTVGARLEDHCAFGTSFVPRAAYTRVSGGFHAKLLLSKAFRAPSIMGLDYNDALRPEKTRVIEVETGYKLTRRSILTANVFDIAIDDVIVFYYDVDTETEGYNNFDQVANRGLEIEYRFQTAGGSLGANYSYYRNRENLVADYVVPGRDHVLLAFPAHKVNLFGTIDLGGGYSLGSTITCFSKRYGFDGVDENDDLVVSTFTAEALANIWLRAEDFVIAGLDCGIGVHDLLGENHVFVQPYSGYHAPLPGPSREFHLRATYRPRW from the coding sequence ATGGCTGTGCTATTGATCGGGCTGACCGCCGCTCTCGCGCCGGCACGAGCCGATCCCGACGCGTCGAGCATCTACGACATGTCGCTGGACGAGCTGCTGAACCTGGAGATCACCGTCGCGTCGAAGAGCACGCTCACGACGCGCGAGTCGCCGGGCATCGTCACGATGATCACGCGCGAAGAGATCCTCGACTCCGGCGCGCGGGACCTGCTCGACGTGCTGCGGCGCGTCCCGGGCTTCGAGTTCGGCGTCGACGTGCAGGGCGTGGTCGGGATCGGCACCCGCGGCCTCTGGGGCCACGAGGGCAAGATCCTGCTGCTGATCGACGGACAGGAGATGAACGAGACGCTCTACTCGAACCTCCAGTTCGGCAACCACTACCCCCTGGACTCCATCGAGCGGATCGAGATCATACGCGGCCCGGGTTCGGCCATGTACGGCGGATACGCAGAGCTCGGCGTGATCAAGGTCATCACCAGCAACGGCGCGGACATCGATGGCACGCGCGCGACGTTGGATTACGGCCGCTTGGTGGACAGCGAGGCCCGCCGCTCGCTGAGCGTCTCCACGGGGCGCAGCCGCGGCGATCTGGACTACTCCGTCCACGGCCTCCTGGGAGAAGGCGTGCGCAGCGATCGCGTCTACAGCGACGTCTGGGACACGAGCTACGAGATGAAGGACAACGCCGAACTGGATCCGCTGCAGCTGAACTTCGGCCTCGCCTACAGGAACCTCCAGGCCCGCGTCCTCTACGACCGCTACAGCACCACGAGCCGGGATTTCTACGACGAGGCGTTCACCCGCCCGGTCCGATGCGACTTCACGACACTGTCGGCCTCGCTGAGCCTCGAACAGGAGCTGGGCGGCGGCGTGACGGTGACCCCGGAGCTGTCGTACAAGCGGCAGACGCCCTGGCACGTCGATGACGTCTCGGCCGACGTGCTCGAAAACGACGACTACTTCGCCATTCTCGCCGAGCGCTTGACGGCCAGGGCGACGGCCCGTTATCGCCACAGCGACACTTTCGACCTCTCCTTGGGCGGCGAGTACATGGAGGATCGCGCGGGCGGCACCCCCGGCGAGCCGGTTTCGCTGCGGTACGTCTTCAGCGACGGCGGCACAGAGGTCAAGTACCACAACATCGCCGGCTTCGCCCAGGCCATGTTCAGGACCGGCGCCGGCAACTTCACCGTCGGGGCGCGCCTCGAGGATCACTGTGCTTTCGGCACGTCGTTCGTCCCGCGCGCCGCCTATACGCGGGTTTCGGGCGGCTTCCACGCCAAGCTGCTCCTGAGCAAGGCGTTCCGGGCGCCCTCGATCATGGGCCTGGATTACAACGACGCCCTCCGGCCCGAGAAGACCCGCGTCATCGAGGTCGAGACGGGATACAAGCTGACCCGGCGCAGCATTCTCACCGCGAACGTCTTCGACATCGCGATCGACGACGTCATCGTCTTCTACTACGACGTGGACACCGAGACCGAGGGCTACAACAACTTCGACCAGGTGGCCAACCGGGGTCTGGAGATCGAGTACCGCTTCCAGACCGCGGGGGGCAGCCTGGGCGCCAACTACTCGTACTACCGGAACCGCGAGAACCTCGTGGCCGACTACGTCGTGCCGGGGCGGGACCACGTGCTCCTCGCCTTCCCCGCACACAAGGTCAACCTGTTCGGCACGATCGACCTGGGAGGCGGATACAGCCTCGGCTCCACCATCACCTGTTTCAGCAAGCGGTACGGCTTCGACGGCGTGGACGAGAACGACGATCTCGTCGTGAGCACGTTCACGGCCGAGGCGCTCGCCAACATCTGGCTGAGGGCCGAAGACTTCGTGATCGCCGGACTGGATTGCGGCATCGGCGTGCACGACCTGCTCGGGGAGAACCACGTCTTCGTGCAGCCCTACAGCGGCTACCACGCGCCCCTGCCCGGCCCCTCCCGCGAGTTCCACCTGCGGGCGACCTACCGGCCGCGGTGGTGA